The following proteins are co-located in the Apium graveolens cultivar Ventura chromosome 5, ASM990537v1, whole genome shotgun sequence genome:
- the LOC141662144 gene encoding uncharacterized protein LOC141662144 yields MARTRMTARKRVGDAREYRRLFVRQPPQVPDVLDPEAVEAYEREHDEALLAEIEVADPAPTVGLEVFEYPETDPEEDSEEDPTEPDTEIAPPEDIPYGSTEVSSPEMMRVDVHQRSIERLLDRISAAQARVAELESETGVADLMDRMIALQARVTALTEELEAELGASTPVRTPTSSPVPVSPARTETDDGMDPILDGVAATPANSPLPPPLPVISLAVHDWVVGRYAADLTAAEARITELRDQLSIERHMRIEARARRGYPSARRVRRTIRRIEQRTIGRIHRLSPQRDLVSRREVIRVVVRAMRRIRDVTHG; encoded by the exons atggcccgaaccaggatgactgcccgcaaacgggtaggggacgcccgtgagtaccgtagactgttcgtccgccagccacctcag GTACCCGATGTGTTAGACCCTGAGGCTGTAGAGGCGTACGAGAGAGAGCATGATGAGGCCCTTTTAGCTGAGATCGAGGTAGCAGACCCTGCCCCCACTGTGGGCTTAGAGGTATTCGAGTACCCGGAGACTGACCCTGAGGAGGACTCAGAGGAGGACCCCACTGAGCCAGACACTGAGATAGCCCCTCCTGAGGATATTCCATACGGCAGCACGGAGGTTTCGTCTCCAGAGATGATGAGGGTGGATGTGCATCAGAGGTCGATAGAGCGTTTGTTAGATCGGATCTCAGCAGCCCAGGCTCGAGTCGCTGAGCTCGAGAGCGAGACGGGAGTAGCAGATTTGATGGATAGGATGATAGCTCTGCAGGCTAGAGTCACTGCACTGACTGAGGAGTTAGAGGCGGAGCTAGGGGCATCCACCCCAGTGAGGACACCCACCTCATCCCCTGTACCAGTTAGTCCCGCACGGACTGAGACCGACGACGGCATGGACCCTATTCTTGACGGTGTGGCAGCGACTCCTGCAAATTCCCCACTTCCACCACCCCTACCAGTCATATCCCTAGCAGTTCACGACTGGGTGGTAGGTCGCTATGCTGCTGATCTGACAGCGGCTGAGGCCCGTATTACCGAGCTGAGGGACCAGCTTTCCATCGAGCGGCACATGAGGATAGAGGCCCGAGCCAGGCGAGGATACCCCAGCGCCCGACGCGTGCGCAGGACCATTCGCCGCATAGAGCAGAGGACCATCGGTAGGATTCACCGCTTATCCCCCCAGCGTGACTTGGTGAGTAGGCGCGAGGTTATTAGGGTTGTGGTTCGCGCTATGAGGCGGATTCGTGATGTTACTCATGGCTAG